The following are encoded in a window of Pygocentrus nattereri isolate fPygNat1 chromosome 5, fPygNat1.pri, whole genome shotgun sequence genomic DNA:
- the LOC108422619 gene encoding mRNA decay activator protein ZFP36L2-A: MKDQLQLTSPEVAMSATILSAFYDIDMLYKAQEKNLNMNALHFNSMLDKKAVGAPVSSSVSGTSCSFAPGFLRRNSAGSADLPNNGNKYSACSYKDNSCSSSAATTAMLNKENSSRYRERAFSEGGERAQAQQPQQAQQKAASQINSTRYKTELCRPFEENGACKYGEKCQFAHGYHELRSLTRHPKYKTEPCRTFHTIGFCPYGPRCHFIHNADERRPAPANSGAEPKCSSSSGYGARDAPPVGVSAFRDRPKLHHSLSFSGFSTPHGLDSPLLDTSPTSRTPPPPSSGLYEDALAQGAFPFATGQEIKALLAPLAVHTAAASYASYYGSFQPPMGGPPSPPYNLSHLQALQRLSESPVFDSPPSPPDSISDRDSFASGSLSSSGSLSGSESPSLDGGRRLPIFSRLSISDD; encoded by the exons ATGAAAGATCAACTGCAGCTCACCAGTCCAGAAGTAGCAATGTCGGCCACCATCCTGTCCGCCTTCTACGACATCGACATGCTCTACAAGGCG caAGAGAAGAATCTCAACATGAACGCGCTTCACTTTAACAGCATGCTGGACAAGAAGGCGGTGGGCGCCCCCGTGTCCAGCTCGGTCAGCGGCACCAGCTGCTCGTTCGCTCCGGGATTTTTACGCCGCAACTCGGCCGGCAGCGCAGACTTGCCAAACAACGGCAACAAGTACTCGGCGTGCTCGTATAAGGAcaacagctgcagcagcagcgccGCCACCACCGCCATGCTGAACAAGGAGAACAGCAGCAGGTACCGCGAGCGCGCCTTCAGCGAGGGCGGGGAGCGCGCGCAGGCGCAGCAGCCGCAGCAGGCGCAGCAGAAGGCGGCGTCGCAGATCAACTCGACCCGCTACAAGACGGAGCTGTGCCGGCCCTTCGAGGAGAACGGCGCGTGCAAGTACGGCGAGAAGTGCCAGTTCGCGCATGGCTACCACGAGCTGCGCAGCCTCACGCGCCACCCCAAGTATAAGACGGAGCCGTGCCGCACCTTCCACACCATCGGTTTCTGCCCCTACGGTCCGAGGTGCCACTTCATCCACAACGCCGACGAGCGCAGGCCGGCGCCGGCCAACAGCGGGGCAGAACCCAAGTGCTCCTCCTCCAGCGGCTACGGGGCTCGCGACGCGCCACCCGTCGGGGTGTCCGCGTTCCGGGACAGACCCAAACTGCACCACAGCCTCAGCTTCTCGGGCTTCTCCACGCCGCACGGTCTGGACTCGCCGCTCCTGGACACCAGCCCCACGTCCCGCACGCCCCCGCCCCCTTCGTCCGGCCTCTACGAGGACGCGCTGGCGCAGGGCGCCTTCCCCTTCGCCACCGGCCAAGAGATAAAGGCCCTGCTGGCTCCTCTGGCCGTGCACACGGCCGCCGCCAGCTACGCCTCGTACTACGGCAGCTTCCAGCCCCCCATGGGTGGCCCCCCCTCGCCCCCTTACAACCTGAGCCACCTGCAGGCGCTGCAGCGCCTGTCGGAGTCGCCGGTGTTCGACTCCCCGCCCAGCCCGCCGGACTCCATCTCCGACCGGGACAGCTTCGCCAGCGGCTCGCTCAGCTCCTCCGGAAGCCTCAGCGGCTCCGAGTCGCCCAGTCTGGACGGCGGGCGACGTTTGCCAATCTTCAGCAGGCTGTCGATTTCTGATGATTAA